Proteins from a single region of Candidatus Woesearchaeota archaeon:
- a CDS encoding 50S ribosomal protein L7ae encodes MSNEAKVLEAVEVARTSGKIRKGANEVTKAIEKGEAKLVVFAADVNPKEVVMHLPLLCKDKKILCVQVAKKEDLGAAAGLAVGTAAVAIVKEGEAKAAIEAIARG; translated from the coding sequence ATGTCCAATGAAGCAAAAGTTTTAGAAGCAGTAGAAGTTGCTCGCACATCCGGAAAAATCCGTAAAGGAGCAAATGAAGTTACCAAAGCCATCGAAAAAGGAGAAGCAAAATTAGTTGTCTTCGCTGCCGATGTAAATCCAAAAGAAGTAGTTATGCATCTTCCTCTTTTGTGCAAAGACAAAAAAATTCTTTGCGTTCAAGTTGCAAAAAAAGAAGATCTTGGTGCAGCAGCCGGTCTTGCAGTTGGAACTGCTGCAGTTGCTATTGTTAAAGAAGGAGAGGCAAAAGCAGCTATTGAAGCTATTGCTCGTGGATAG
- a CDS encoding 30S ribosomal protein S28e, protein MAAPQKKPAAAVGGEQQAAEQKSEGDVRFTDGIPSEVKEIVCRAGSRGELTQVMCQILDGRDKNKAIRRNVKGPVQVGDILMLLETEIEAQRLGGGRRGGNSGSGRK, encoded by the coding sequence ATGGCAGCACCACAAAAAAAACCAGCCGCAGCGGTTGGTGGCGAACAACAAGCAGCTGAACAAAAAAGTGAAGGTGACGTTCGTTTTACAGATGGTATTCCCTCTGAAGTAAAAGAGATCGTTTGCCGAGCAGGAAGTCGTGGCGAGCTTACGCAAGTCATGTGTCAAATTTTAGACGGTCGTGATAAAAACAAAGCAATCCGTCGTAACGTCAAAGGTCCTGTCCAAGTAGGTGATATCCTCATGCTACTTGAAACAGAGATTGAAGCGCAACGTCTTGGCGGTGGCCGACGTGGCGGTAATAGCGGCAGTGGCCGTAAATAA